The following are encoded in a window of Brassica napus cultivar Da-Ae unplaced genomic scaffold, Da-Ae ScsIHWf_1148;HRSCAF=1631, whole genome shotgun sequence genomic DNA:
- the LOC106431067 gene encoding endoglucanase 5, with product MSKFGGSLFGLNLLLTVLLGAATAAAEYYNYGNALDKTFLFFEAQRSGKLPAAQRVKWRSHSGLADGLAQGVSLEGGYYDAGDHVKFGLPMAFAVTMLSWAAVDNQKELSGSNQMQQTLWSIRWGTDYFIKAHPQPNVLWGQVGDGKSDHYCWERAEDMTTSRTAYKLDQYHPGSDLAGETAAALAAASLAFKPYNSSYSAILLTHAKELFSFADKYRGLYTDSIPNAKAFYMSSGYSDELLWAAAWLHRATGDEYYLKYAVNNAGYMGGTGWGMKEFSWDNKYAGVQVLLSKILLEGKGGAYTSTLKQYQMKADYFACACLKKNGGYNIQTTPGGLMYVREWNNLQYASAAAFLLAIYSDYLSAANAKLNCPDGSVPPQALLDFSRSQADYILGKNRQGMSYLVGYGPKYPIRVHHRGASIPSIFIQRSTVNCVQGYDSWYRRAQADPNVIYGALVGGPDQNDYYSDDRTNYEQTEPTLSGTAPLVGLFAKLSGKLGSYGGGYSKPYQTPKPPAYKATTTYTPKQSGAPIEFLHSITANWMAWNTRYYRHKVIIKNNSQKPISGLKLKIEDLTGPIWGLNPTGQKNTYQLPQWQKTLKAGQAYDFVYVQGGPQAKVSVLSYY from the exons ATGAGTAAGTTTGGTGGGTCTTTGTTCGGCTTAAACCTTTTACTGACCGTTCTCCTCGGGGCAGCCACTGCAGCAGCGGAGTATTACAATTATGGAAATGCCCTGGACAAGACATTCTTGTTCTTTGAGGCTCAACGGTCAGGGAAGTTGCCAGCTGCCCAACGTGTCAAATGGCGTAGCCATTCTGGTCTCGCGGATGGTCTTGCTCAAGGC GTGAGTTTGGAGGGAGGATATTATGATGCAGGAGACCATGTGAAATTCGGTTTACCAATGGCTTTCGCAGTAACAATGCTATCGTGGGCTGCGGTTGATAACCAGAAGGAGCTATCCGGTTCGAACCAAATGCAACAGACATTGTGGTCAATCAGATGGGGTACTGATTATTTCATCAAGGCTCATCCTCAGCCTAATGTTCTATGGGGTCAAGTTGGAGATGGAAAATCTGATCACTACTGTTGGGAGCGAGCGGAGGACATGACCACTTCAAGAACAGCTTATAAGCTTGACCAGTACCATCCTGGCTCAGACTTGGCTGGTGAAACCGCTGCTGCTTTAGCCGCTGCTTCTTTAGCTTTCAAGCCGTATAACTCCTCTTATTCTGCTATCCTCTTGACTCATGCCAAAGAG CTCTTCTCATTTGCTGACAAATACAGAGGATTATACACTGATTCAATCCCAAATGCAAAAGCTTTCTACATGTCATCTGGTTACTCG GATGAGCTTCTTTGGGCTGCGGCTTGGCTACACCGTGCCACCGGGGACGAGTATTACTTGAAGTATGCTGTAAATAATGCTGGTTACATGGGTGGAACCGGCTGGGGAATGAAAGAATTCTCTTGGGATAACAAATACGCCGGTGTTCAAGTCCTTCTCTCCAAG ATCTTGTTAGAAGGTAAAGGTGGTGCGTATACTTCGACCTTGAAGCAGTATCAGATGAAAGCTGATTACTTCGCTTGTGCTTGTCTCAAGAAGAATGGTGGCTACAATATTCAAACAACTCCTG GTGGTTTGATGTATGTTAGAGAGTGGAACAATCTGCAATATGCATCTGCGGCTGCATTTCTTCTTGCGATTTATTCGGATTATCTATCTGCAGCAAACGCTAAACTCAACTGTCCTGATGGTTCAGTGCCGCCTCAAGCACTTCTAGACTTTTCAAGATCTCAG GCTGATTATATTCTTGGAAAGAACCGTCAAGGGATGAGTTACTTAGTTGGATATGGACCAAAATATCCAATCCGAGTTCACCATAGAGGCGCTTCGATCCCTTCAATCTTTATTCAACGGTCTACTGTGAACTGTGTACAAGGATATGATTCTTGGTATAGAAGGGCTCAAGCTGATCCGAATGTTATCTATGGTGCTCTTGTTGGTGGACCAGACCAGAATGATTACTATTCCGATGACCGGACAAACTACGAGCAGACAGAACCAACATTGTCTGGAACAGCTCCACTCGTTGGTCTATTCGCTAAACTCTCTGGAAAATTAG GTTCTTATGGAGGAGGATATTCTAAACCTTACCAAACACCAAAACCACCAG CTTACAAAGCAACAACAACATACACTCCAAAGCAATCAGGTGCACCAATCGAGTTTCTTCATTCAATAACTGCAAATTGGATGGCCTGGAACACGAGGTACTACAGACACAAAGTGATCATCAAGAACAATTCTCAGAAACCGATATCAGGCCTCAAGCTTAAGATTGAAGATCTCACAGGACCTATATGGGGACTTAACCCAACAGGGCAAAAGAATACTTACCAGCTTCCTCAGTGGCAAAAGACTTTGAAAGCAGGGCAAGCTTACGATTTTGTCTATGTGCAAGGTGGTCCTCAAGCTAAGGTCTCTGTCCTAAGTTACTACTAA
- the LOC125596200 gene encoding nucleolin 1-like isoform X1 yields MGKKSATKVEAAPAAIKATKPLKKGKRDPEDDLDTKVNLKKQKKDVIAAVQKEKAEKKVPKKVESSDSSDSSDIEEEVKEPAPKKAVASTNGTVAKDDSSSEEESSDEEEVAATKKPAAVAKNGSVKAKAESSSEDDSSDESDDESEKPAAKKAAPATTKAASSADSSEEDSDEKPAAKKAAPATTKAASSADSSEEDSDEESEDEKPAPKKDSSSDDSDSDESESEDEKETPKKKNSDAEMVDAEQKQLKTPSTPATGGSKTLFVANLSFNVERSDVENFFKDVGDVVDVRFAMSKDDGRFRGFGHVEFATAEQAQKALELHGTSMLGRDIRLDVAQERGERPAYTPQSGAGGNFRSSGGGGQSIFVKGFDSSLPEEDIKSALSAHFASCGDITRVSVPCDRETGASKGIAYLDFKDGTDKAFELNGSDMGGWSIVVDQPREKSSGGFGGGGRSGGGRFGSGRSGGGRGRDSGRGRFGGGRGGGRGRDGGRGFNRPSFSGKKTTFNDE; encoded by the exons ATGGGTAAAAAATCCGCCACCAAG GTTGAAGCAGCACCTGCTGCCATTAAGGCCACCAAGCCTTTGAAGAAAG GTAAGAGAGATCCTGAGGATGATTTGGACACCAAAGTGAACCtaaagaagcagaagaaagatGTGATTGCTGCTGTTCAGAAGGAGAAAGCTGAGAAGAAGGTGCCTAAAAAAGTTGAGAGCTCTGATTCATCTGACTCTTCTGATAtcgaggaagaagtcaag GAACCCGCACCTAAGAAGGCCGTTGCTTCTACTAACGGAACTGTTGCAAAGGATGACTCATCCTCTGAGGAAGAATCTTCAGACGAG GAAGAAGTTGCAGCTACCAAGAAACCTGCTGCAGTTGCTAAAAATGGCTCAGTGAAAGCTAAGGCAGAGTCCTCGTCTGAGGACGACTCTTCTGATGAATCAGATGATGAATCTGAG AAACCTGCTGCTAAGAAGGCAGCTCCTGCTACTACCAAGGCTGCCAGCAGTGCTGATTCATCCGAGGAAGATTCTGATGAG AAACCTGCTGCTAAGAAGGCAGCTCCTGCTACTACCAAGGCTGCCAGCAGTGCTGATTCATCCGAGGAAGATTCTGATGAG GAAAGTGAAGATGAAAAACCTGCACCTAAAAAGGATAGCAGTAGTGATGATTCTgattctgatgaatcagagaGTGAAGATGAGAAAGAAACCCCGAAGAAAAAG AACTCTGATGCTGAAATGGTGGATGCTGAGCAGAAACAG CTTAAGACCCCATCGACTCCTGCTACAGGAGGATCGAAGACACTCTTTGTTGCCAATCTATCATTCAATGTTGAAAGATCAGATGT TGAGAATTTCTTCAAAGATGTTGGCGATGTTGTTGATGTCAGATTTGCCATGTCAAAAGACGATGGCAGGTTCAGAGGCTTTGGCCATGTTGAGTTTGCTACTGCTGAACAAGCACAGAAG GCACTGGAACTTCACGGCACATCCATGCTTGGTCGTGATATTCGTCTTGATGTTGCTCAAGAGAGGGGAGAGAGACCCGCATACACTCCACAGAGCGg TGCCGGTGGTAACTTCAGAAGCAGTGGTGGTGGAGGTCAATCGATTTTTGTTAAGGGATTCGACTCTTCTCTTCCTGAAGAAGACATCAAGAGCGCATTGAGTGCGCATTTTGCTTCATGTGGAGACATCACGAGGGTTTCTGTTCCCTGTGACCGTGAAACCGGAGCTTCCAAAGG aattGCTTACCTTGATTTTAAAGACGGCACAGACAAGGCGTTTGAGCTTAATGGTAGTGACATGGGAGGATGGAGTATTGTTGTTGATCAACCGAGGGAGAAGAGTAGTGGCGGATTCGGTGGTGGCGGAAGGAGCGGTGGTGGTCGTTTTGGTAGTGGAAGGAGCGGTGGTGGTAGAGGAAGAGATAGTGGCCGTGGTCGTTTTGGTGGTGGAAGGGGCGGTGGCAGAGGAAGAGATGGTGGCCGTGGATTCAACAGACCTAGTTTCTCAG GTAAGAAGACCACCTTTAACGACGAGTAG
- the LOC125596200 gene encoding nucleolin 1-like isoform X3 — translation MGKKSATKVEAAPAAIKATKPLKKGKRDPEDDLDTKVNLKKQKKDVIAAVQKEKAEKKVPKKVESSDSSDSSDIEEEVKEPAPKKAVASTNGTVAKDDSSSEDDSSDESDDESEKPAAKKAAPATTKAASSADSSEEDSDEKPAAKKAAPATTKAASSADSSEEDSDEESEDEKPAPKKDSSSDDSDSDESESEDEKETPKKKNSDAEMVDAEQKQLKTPSTPATGGSKTLFVANLSFNVERSDVENFFKDVGDVVDVRFAMSKDDGRFRGFGHVEFATAEQAQKALELHGTSMLGRDIRLDVAQERGERPAYTPQSGAGGNFRSSGGGGQSIFVKGFDSSLPEEDIKSALSAHFASCGDITRVSVPCDRETGASKGIAYLDFKDGTDKAFELNGSDMGGWSIVVDQPREKSSGGFGGGGRSGGGRFGSGRSGGGRGRDSGRGRFGGGRGGGRGRDGGRGFNRPSFSGKKTTFNDE, via the exons ATGGGTAAAAAATCCGCCACCAAG GTTGAAGCAGCACCTGCTGCCATTAAGGCCACCAAGCCTTTGAAGAAAG GTAAGAGAGATCCTGAGGATGATTTGGACACCAAAGTGAACCtaaagaagcagaagaaagatGTGATTGCTGCTGTTCAGAAGGAGAAAGCTGAGAAGAAGGTGCCTAAAAAAGTTGAGAGCTCTGATTCATCTGACTCTTCTGATAtcgaggaagaagtcaag GAACCCGCACCTAAGAAGGCCGTTGCTTCTACTAACGGAACTGTTGCAAAGGATGACTCATCCTCTGAG GACGACTCTTCTGATGAATCAGATGATGAATCTGAG AAACCTGCTGCTAAGAAGGCAGCTCCTGCTACTACCAAGGCTGCCAGCAGTGCTGATTCATCCGAGGAAGATTCTGATGAG AAACCTGCTGCTAAGAAGGCAGCTCCTGCTACTACCAAGGCTGCCAGCAGTGCTGATTCATCCGAGGAAGATTCTGATGAG GAAAGTGAAGATGAAAAACCTGCACCTAAAAAGGATAGCAGTAGTGATGATTCTgattctgatgaatcagagaGTGAAGATGAGAAAGAAACCCCGAAGAAAAAG AACTCTGATGCTGAAATGGTGGATGCTGAGCAGAAACAG CTTAAGACCCCATCGACTCCTGCTACAGGAGGATCGAAGACACTCTTTGTTGCCAATCTATCATTCAATGTTGAAAGATCAGATGT TGAGAATTTCTTCAAAGATGTTGGCGATGTTGTTGATGTCAGATTTGCCATGTCAAAAGACGATGGCAGGTTCAGAGGCTTTGGCCATGTTGAGTTTGCTACTGCTGAACAAGCACAGAAG GCACTGGAACTTCACGGCACATCCATGCTTGGTCGTGATATTCGTCTTGATGTTGCTCAAGAGAGGGGAGAGAGACCCGCATACACTCCACAGAGCGg TGCCGGTGGTAACTTCAGAAGCAGTGGTGGTGGAGGTCAATCGATTTTTGTTAAGGGATTCGACTCTTCTCTTCCTGAAGAAGACATCAAGAGCGCATTGAGTGCGCATTTTGCTTCATGTGGAGACATCACGAGGGTTTCTGTTCCCTGTGACCGTGAAACCGGAGCTTCCAAAGG aattGCTTACCTTGATTTTAAAGACGGCACAGACAAGGCGTTTGAGCTTAATGGTAGTGACATGGGAGGATGGAGTATTGTTGTTGATCAACCGAGGGAGAAGAGTAGTGGCGGATTCGGTGGTGGCGGAAGGAGCGGTGGTGGTCGTTTTGGTAGTGGAAGGAGCGGTGGTGGTAGAGGAAGAGATAGTGGCCGTGGTCGTTTTGGTGGTGGAAGGGGCGGTGGCAGAGGAAGAGATGGTGGCCGTGGATTCAACAGACCTAGTTTCTCAG GTAAGAAGACCACCTTTAACGACGAGTAG
- the LOC125596200 gene encoding nucleolin 1-like isoform X2: MGKKSATKVEAAPAAIKATKPLKKGKRDPEDDLDTKVNLKKQKKDVIAAVQKEKAEKKVPKKVESSDSSDSSDIEEEVKEPAPKKAVASTNGTVAKDDSSSEEESSDEEEVAATKKPAAVAKNGSVKAKAESSSEDDSSDESDDESEKPAAKKAAPATTKAASSADSSEEDSDEESEDEKPAPKKDSSSDDSDSDESESEDEKETPKKKNSDAEMVDAEQKQLKTPSTPATGGSKTLFVANLSFNVERSDVENFFKDVGDVVDVRFAMSKDDGRFRGFGHVEFATAEQAQKALELHGTSMLGRDIRLDVAQERGERPAYTPQSGAGGNFRSSGGGGQSIFVKGFDSSLPEEDIKSALSAHFASCGDITRVSVPCDRETGASKGIAYLDFKDGTDKAFELNGSDMGGWSIVVDQPREKSSGGFGGGGRSGGGRFGSGRSGGGRGRDSGRGRFGGGRGGGRGRDGGRGFNRPSFSGKKTTFNDE, translated from the exons ATGGGTAAAAAATCCGCCACCAAG GTTGAAGCAGCACCTGCTGCCATTAAGGCCACCAAGCCTTTGAAGAAAG GTAAGAGAGATCCTGAGGATGATTTGGACACCAAAGTGAACCtaaagaagcagaagaaagatGTGATTGCTGCTGTTCAGAAGGAGAAAGCTGAGAAGAAGGTGCCTAAAAAAGTTGAGAGCTCTGATTCATCTGACTCTTCTGATAtcgaggaagaagtcaag GAACCCGCACCTAAGAAGGCCGTTGCTTCTACTAACGGAACTGTTGCAAAGGATGACTCATCCTCTGAGGAAGAATCTTCAGACGAG GAAGAAGTTGCAGCTACCAAGAAACCTGCTGCAGTTGCTAAAAATGGCTCAGTGAAAGCTAAGGCAGAGTCCTCGTCTGAGGACGACTCTTCTGATGAATCAGATGATGAATCTGAG AAACCTGCTGCTAAGAAGGCAGCTCCTGCTACTACCAAGGCTGCCAGCAGTGCTGATTCATCCGAGGAAGATTCTGATGAG GAAAGTGAAGATGAAAAACCTGCACCTAAAAAGGATAGCAGTAGTGATGATTCTgattctgatgaatcagagaGTGAAGATGAGAAAGAAACCCCGAAGAAAAAG AACTCTGATGCTGAAATGGTGGATGCTGAGCAGAAACAG CTTAAGACCCCATCGACTCCTGCTACAGGAGGATCGAAGACACTCTTTGTTGCCAATCTATCATTCAATGTTGAAAGATCAGATGT TGAGAATTTCTTCAAAGATGTTGGCGATGTTGTTGATGTCAGATTTGCCATGTCAAAAGACGATGGCAGGTTCAGAGGCTTTGGCCATGTTGAGTTTGCTACTGCTGAACAAGCACAGAAG GCACTGGAACTTCACGGCACATCCATGCTTGGTCGTGATATTCGTCTTGATGTTGCTCAAGAGAGGGGAGAGAGACCCGCATACACTCCACAGAGCGg TGCCGGTGGTAACTTCAGAAGCAGTGGTGGTGGAGGTCAATCGATTTTTGTTAAGGGATTCGACTCTTCTCTTCCTGAAGAAGACATCAAGAGCGCATTGAGTGCGCATTTTGCTTCATGTGGAGACATCACGAGGGTTTCTGTTCCCTGTGACCGTGAAACCGGAGCTTCCAAAGG aattGCTTACCTTGATTTTAAAGACGGCACAGACAAGGCGTTTGAGCTTAATGGTAGTGACATGGGAGGATGGAGTATTGTTGTTGATCAACCGAGGGAGAAGAGTAGTGGCGGATTCGGTGGTGGCGGAAGGAGCGGTGGTGGTCGTTTTGGTAGTGGAAGGAGCGGTGGTGGTAGAGGAAGAGATAGTGGCCGTGGTCGTTTTGGTGGTGGAAGGGGCGGTGGCAGAGGAAGAGATGGTGGCCGTGGATTCAACAGACCTAGTTTCTCAG GTAAGAAGACCACCTTTAACGACGAGTAG